AAAcgccggttctcgtcagatcaccgaagttaagcaaggTTGGGCCCAGTTacagcttggatgggagaccatctgagAATAGCGGATGCTGTATATGGAGCTATACCTATTAGGCATTttaaatcagcactgctgactcttatggcagtccctgcatctagtatctggcTCTTATGCTGGTTAAGGTGgacactggacgagagaagcccttggtcAATGTTGGGACCAGccaaaggtgctttaaacagtcctggcttagttCAGATGAATGTAAGACCACTTAATATTGTCGTTTACGACAGAAGTCGGccaaaaaaaaccaaaagaaAATGACCAGtgtggttattgacctttgacataaattaataaatttattctatattttgataatataaatcaataaatagttaataaatattaattgtagTAGGGAGCCAATTGAGTGCAACACTTTGGTACTGTATAGCCTATAAAGCCCACATcgaaaataattatgtacaggAAAGGGTGCCTTCTCCTTATGAAGGAACCTATAAAGTTTTTTCGAATAATCTCACATGCCATATGGGATCCTTATGGGATcggatttttttttgttctctATGAGCCATACCGGCTCTGTAATGGAAACACTTGGTCCTGATAGGCTGGCCAAAACAGGAAAAAGTTGCCTGTACACACAGGATTCTAAAAAATGTGCCTCTTTATTAGCTTGTCAAATGATTTGGTCCTAGTGACACGTGCCGCAGTATTCTGAATcagttgtaattttgttatttcagaTTTTGGTAGCCCGGGCGTACGGATGGAATTGCATGAATCCAACCTTGATGTTATAGGCATTTACTAATCTTTTAGTACTCTTTGTTGCCGAGATGTTTCCTAATGCTTACTACCTATCATGAGAATGCTTTTTTAAAACCATACACAAGTCTACGTGACTACTTCTAAGGAAGCTCTTATCCTCATACTttgattgaaaatgaataaaatcagTCTTGGATTCTTTCAAAGCCAGATAGTTTGAAGACGCCTGCGTACAGCAGAACACTACATCCATGTGATTTTATAATATCTTCAACAGGAGATGTGTACAGCACATACGATAATGATTTAAGCACAGAACCTTGGGGAACACCCCAAGGATAGTGCCTACTGAGACGATGTATCCTGAATAGTTTTGGAGAACGGACAGTCACATAGTACGATTTAAACCAATCTAAGATCGTGCCACTAACTCCGAACAGGGATAAAAGACGGGTCAAATGTATGCTGTGGTCAACATTATCAAATGTACTAGAGAATTAAGGAGTGCCAACAGGACTTCCTATTGATTATTAAGAGTATTCTGACTGGAAAATGCTGTGCTCTCAAAGATAAATGATTGGAAAGCtggaatgaatgaatgaatgaacattCTTTGAAGACACTTTGAGAGAAAAGGTAGGGTGGTATTTGGAAAAGCAGTTATGGTCGAGACTAGACTTTTTCAATATAGGAGTAATAAATATTAGTCTTTTTAAATAAGCTGGTACAACTCCAGTCGACAACAACGAGGTGTTATCtgtttaatattgtttgataGAAAATGAATGTTGCTTGATTAATTTTGTGGGGATTGGATCAATACAACAGGATTTATCAGGAGCATATTTGAGCAAATTAAAAATCAGCAACATAAACTGGTTCGAAGATGTCAAATGGTGGAATGGGTGTCGGACGTACTGTTATATATCAGCCTAAGACAACGGTCTTTAATCTGATTCCGTATCTGGTCAATTTTCTGAAAAAGGAAATATAAAACTCTACGCAAGATCTATTGGATTATCTTGATGTGGAAATAAGACTAGAGGATTTAAAGAAGTAAGATCATTCATTAGCTTAAACAGATTCTTATAAGGACAGTTTACAACCAAATCAGTATCTTATATTCAGTAAGCCGAAATCAAATTCCAAACACCTACTCAAATAAAGATCTTTATCCAACTGCAACACAGATTTGCGGAACTTACGTTAATTGACGTAGCTAATCTGTAAACCAAGAAGCTGTTGGTCGTCGAAGAACAACTTCATCTTTTAAGATAAGAGATCAAGAGTATAAAAGTGTATGAGAAGGTCCAGTAATCATTGGATGAGCTAGAGAGGTGTAATGAAATCCACAAATGATTGAGCAATGGCATCAGATTTATAGTAAAAGTGAACATTGAAATCTCCCATGACAGTTTTGATGAATGGTATAATGTCAGATTCTCAATAAGCAGTGAAAATCCCAAATGAACATGATATCTGAACAGTAAGTTCGTTTTGAGGCAGATTTATGCTCTCAACAGAAAAGCTTCtctcatattttatatttttacaaccTATTCagtttattacaattttaacttattttaaagatgtattgtcccttgaaacacaaaaaataaaaaaataaatattctaaatttaaattggccatatcaaagtaatattaaagttattcactttaagtcgaaaattcgagcaaAAAACAACagttaacaggtaaattaattagattacatttcgtctgagaaatcgtcacaagcgaaagtaaacaaagatttcaaacaatgagtatgcattatgcatgatgctaattaggattgtttacaactcatcacggttgagaaggtgttttcacacagatcgcgaggaagttttatgattatgcatacagagtagccaaacaagcgcattgcattatgggatatgttttgattgaaaaaattttttgaacaaaaaaacatctgtatttcggttaaataattttttttggactaatttttggtgaaagttaataactattatgatacttcaaaatgacccactttttttcgaaataaaagggacaatacatctttaacaaaagTTACTAAATAATTTGgtaaattttgattaaaaaaacaaaaataactgcAAAATAACTTGTCAGTTTCCACGGGAAGTCAAGTTAAGGAAAAGGGGTAAAGGTGGAGGTATTCGAAAGCGCCTTAGAAAACGTAAGTCTAAACCTCCACTTCCATCGATGATTTTAGGAAATGTGAGATCTCTGTCAAATAAAATCGACGAACTCCGAGCATGTTCTAAACACATGTTTGAATACAGAGAAGCTTCAGTGATGTGTTTCATAGAGACAtggcttaataataatattattgacagCGAATTAGTACTAAGTAATTTTGAATTAGCTAGAGCGGATAGAACTGTAGAGTCGGGGAAAAAACGAGGAGGAGGAGTAtgcttttatataaataaagcaTGGTGTAGTAACTGGAGGATACGTGAACAACTCTGTACGCCGGATATAGAATTACTGACCATAAGTGCAAGACCCTTCTATCTACCACGAgaattttttctaatttttcttACAGTGTGCTACATACACCCAAATGCAAATATTGATAATGCGAGTGAGACTATTTCCAGTACTGTTCACCGGTATGAAACAATGGCACCGGACGCTCCACAAATAATTCTAGGAGACTTCAACAAATGCACTTTGAAGGATGTGCTACCTACTTATGAACAAGCAATCTCTGTAGAAACAAGAGGCAGTGCTACACTGGACTTATGCTACTGCAATGTGAAAAATGCATACACAAGCAAAATCTGTTCAAAACTTGGAAATTCTGATCAtaacaatatacatattatgCCAAAATACAAGACAAAATTAAAACAGTCAAAACCAGTAGTTATACAACAGCAGTTGTGGAGTACAGAGGTGGTTGAAAAGTTGCGTGGCTGTCTAGCATGTACTGATTGGGATATTATGCTCGATGTTGATGATACTCTTGATGTAAGGGTATCTACAATCTCAGCATACATATCCTTTTGTGTTGATATGGTTATACCTAAAGTAACAAAAAAGATATATGCAAATGAAAAACCATGGATCTCTAACCAACTAAGGAAACTGTTACAAGATAAGCGTATAGCGCATAGAGGAAAAGATACTCCTAAAGTCAAGGAAATTCAAAAGGAAATAAACAAGTGtataaaaaatagtaaactgaaatacaaaaaaacactagaaaataaatttaaagacaaaaatcctaaaGCGGCATGGAAAGCAATTAAAACACTAACCGGCTACAAAGAAACCATATTGCGTGTACGTACATGGAAGTGAGAACTTCGCTAATGACTTAAACAACTTTTTCTGTCGTTTTGAATCCGAGATATTAGTTaccaaaaatgaaaatgaagacACAGAAATCCGCGAAAATGAGACTTCATTAGTAAACAATGCAGTCATAAATGTAGTTGATGTGCGTAATGTATTCGCCAAAGTAAAGCCTGGTAAAAGTACTGGCCCTGATGGAATTGGAAATCGTGTTATTAAATACTGCAACCAAGAGTTGGCACCGATATATACCAAACTTTTTAATGAGAGTTTAGCAAGTGGTACAGTGCCCAATCAATGGAAAACAGCCTGTATCTCACCtattcctaaaataaaaaatcccaAGGAACTTAATGACTATAGGCCAATAGCTATCACATCCAATGTTGGTAAGTGCCTAGAAAAGATTGTACTTAGGCAGTTGCTTGATCAGACCAAATTGTTTCTCGATCCTCTCCAATTTGCCTATCAGAGTAATAGAAGTGTTGAAGATGCTGTGCTCTTCCACTTACATAATATTTACCAACATTTAGATGTGCCTAAATCATATGTAAGATGTTTGTATATAGATTTTTCTAGTGCTTTTAATACCGTTGAACCTGGTTCATTAGTACGCAAACTTAAAGAAATGAACGTAAACGACACATTGACTTCATGGATATATAATTTCTTAACAAAAAGGTTCCAGTATGTTAAACTAAACGGTATTTTATCTGATAAAAGAACTGTTAGCATTGGCACGCCACAAGGGTCTGTTATCTCCCCAATGTTGTTTTCACTGTTCACCAGCAGTTTCAGAGccaattcaaatgaatgttgtatagtAAAATATGCCGATGACACAGTCATCACTGGATACATTACTGGCAATGATGAAACAAGCTATAGACAACTAGGATGTGATTTTTATCACTGGTGCTGCAATAACAAcctgaaactaaacataaagaaaacaaaagaaatgcaaattgattttaggaaaattaaagaacccttagaacctctgattataaatgaaaatgagattgaagtagtaaatgagtacaaatatctgggttgtataattgacaataagctaaattggataaataatgtaaataaagccacatgcaaagccaaccaaaggatgtttattttaagaaaaatgaagtacctacaaattgacaaaactatacttaaattgttttataactctgtaattctcagtgtaatacttttttgtaatgtttgtttttatggtaatacaatgcaaaaagataaaattaaacttaatcgaataggaaatagagcaattagactagtaggagagcacttacctgatgttgaatccttgtataaagaaaatgtgttaaaaaaagtaaaaagtatcattgatgatgaaacacatcctcttcacaaacaatttgctctcatgaattctggcataagactacgtgcacttaataccaaaacaaaacggtttaggtgctcgtttgtacctaatgctatacacttatataactccagagtacaaaggtaaaatgtaaccgataatttttatctaattttaacaatttttagtctcttaactttttgtgtgtttttttgtaaattgtattttatatttttgtgttttgccagttttcaaatcacatttctgttttttaaatggacaataaagtatatatgactatatgactatgactatgaaaAGTTCCCTGTTTTAGAAGTACGACTCCGCCTAAAAATTCTAAGTCGAATTTTTATGAAagtcccaattctttcctatacattacTAAGGAATTTTTGTTTGTAAGTCGAATTTTTCTAAGTTGAAATTCGTCTAAGTCGACGTATTTTTGGGGTAcgaatacacacattctttagtgatttatattGTATAAGTCACAAATCACGCGgcaacaacacgctaaaaaaAACCGACGAAACGTACGTAATTCGATAAACAGACAGAGGTGATAATGTGGGACCATCGGTTCTTTCAAGCAGGTTGTATAGCATAGGCGGCGTCCAATAACTCGCgctattatacagatattgcctgcttagaggtgaaatataagatttgacatccccgagggaatgatattatgttcgagggaatatatatatCCCGAAGCGGCAGCTAAAGAGGGATATATATAATTCCCCGAGAACATATATATCATTCCCGAgagatgtcaaatcttatatttcccgatataaaaggcgatatctgttatattacatagccaacaacaaaTAGAATATCTGTTGTGTCGggtagctagcctaggcctcctttttgtactgtatgtaaacaaacctgcctagacacctaccttgcgaagaataatacagataattaataattaatgattccttggcaataaaatattcactagcctaggtcgtttaaataataacGGAAGAATTTCCaccaataagcctacattaataataatattattatcaggtaggccgaatatcACCGGATGTTCGCCGCGTCGTGCGTAACTAACTACTACCGTGAGTATAACAAATCACAAACGGTctttcatcacatctagggCAGGTAGGCCTAATAACAAATGAGAGCGCCAtatatactctagtagctagatcaactttcgtatgcactttgaggtccagagaatttgacttcagaaattggtttaggatggtcaaacaatcattattggtttggttacacattttgaaaatctggcgaaaggtcaaaaggtcagggtgaaaggttatgAAACTAAACACCAATaagtccttaaatctcaacaaccactggtcacagcgaggtaattttggtctcaaattgatcagaaggtatacatttatattcagtctaatgggaaattttagtcaaaaatgaccggaaatgccatttctgacctttgacccacaccccagggcatgtatgtatctccgtaaacTACTGAttgtagacacttgaatttggtcttaaattgtttgaaataaacattttgttatttgttgcacatttttaaaaatgttacaaaaggtcaaagggtcagggtcaagggttatatgaacaaatataaatagatacttgtatctcggcaaccactcgtcgcagtaagtcaattttagtctcaaaatgttcagaaggcatgctttcatattcaatctaatgggacattttagtcaaatttagtcagaaatgccatttttttacctttgacccacatatcatggcatcttcatatctctgtaagtactggtcgtagaaacttaaatttggtatcaaattgttcgaaatatacatatttacattcattgtaatagaacatgtggttaaaagatgaacagaaatactattactaatgtttcaaacaaaaaactaatctctacataacttatccagtaatgttatgcaataactgatactttaaattgtttcaatttcaagtactagttattgctgtccccaagaacattttgatagaaacgtcaagctcaacggTTCTTTTcggaatgctagaagtaactttccatgtgtatccgattaaacgccccgggcatttattgttcaaaagggtttttagggggaggggaggcatctttatttggagtataatatggtaacatgtataatataataattaccacctagatgtaaaaaaaatacagcacaattaatatcaaaaagtgaaaaaaaatgcttggtaaattgtagatggtagttaatgtaatgtgttgtgatacaattattgtgtaaatgcataTGGCGGGCGtattccacatggtgttctattggagggaatggtggcgtttatttgagggaggcttttattcaaagtgggtgttaattcgaatacattttaataattataatcgtttctcaactgataaaaggtactttacatgattcgttttcttctttatggtttttaacgaaatgtttctgtcttttagaataaaagtgacactgtcatagataacattaaatggatcttctcttccaggtgccagtataatgatataaaacaatgacatatcattatcctgacacgattgcactcataatggatcttcattctatcatctgtttgtttgtgactacaatttgacaacaatcttttgcatatttttaaatgccaatacatagtttcattactattgtacaatatgtccagctttcctgaaaacacccttgtgtactgtagtacagtgttgtagtatgattttatcatgataacttctgatgcttttattgtcaatgcattcagtacctaaaacatgtcatagtttctagtggtattgataataaatctccagaaacatatattgttttattaactacactgggaacagacgtgtataatatacaccgacaaaacttatacatattatgtaccggtataagttttgtcggtaacattcaaaaatattatgcaacagtgttacggaataatgacaatgaattgatctattatagttgtctctgataccttttattacatgattgtacttgcaccagaatagaatgaggtttaatccagttattattcttgttatattaattaatttttttttaatctggggtgtatttatttgattatacatgttaccattattacacccaaacaaaataaacgccttccctgaataaataaatgcccgggCCTTTTATTCGGGTAATTTAACTAtggtaagttacttctagcattcttaactgttgagctagagtatttattcgaattaacacccgctttgaataaaagcctccattccctccaatagaacatcatgtggaataaacgctccgccacatgcatttacaaaataattgtatcacaacacatttcattaactaccataatctacaatttaccgaGCATCttgacataattttattattttttgatattaattgtgctgtattttttttacatctaggtggtatttatttgattatgctACCATATTATactccaaataaagatgcctcccctccccctaaaaacccgtttgaacaataaatgcccggggtgtttaatcggatacatggcaagttacttctagtaTTCTGAAAAGAAttgttgagcttgacgtttatatcaaaattgttctcgtggacagcaataactagtacttgaaattgaaacaatttaaagtatcagttattgcataacattactgtctaaggataagttgtgtagagatatgttttttgttttaaacattagtaatagtattttctgttcatcttttaaccacattttttattacaatgaat
This region of Antedon mediterranea chromosome 8, ecAntMedi1.1, whole genome shotgun sequence genomic DNA includes:
- the LOC140057699 gene encoding uncharacterized protein, which codes for MAVPASSIWLLCWLRWTLDERSPWSMLGPAKGALNSPGLVQMNFPREVKLRKRGKGGGIRKRLRKRKSKPPLPSMILGNVRSLSNKIDELRACSKHMFEYREASVMCFIETWLNNNIIDSELVLSNFELARADRTVESGKKRGGGVCFYINKAWCSNWRIREQLCTPDIELLTISARPFYLPREFFLIFLTVCYIHPNANIDNASETISSTVHRYETMAPDAPQIILGDFNKCTLKDVLPTYEQAISVETRGSATLDLCYCNVKNAYTSKICSKLGNSDHNNIHIMPKYKTKLKQSKPVVIQQQLWSTEVVEKLRGCLACTDWDIMLDVDDTLDVRVSTISAYISFCVDMVIPKVTKKIYANEKPWISNQLRKLLQDKRIAHRGKDTPKILVTKNENEDTEIRENETSLVNNAVINVVDVRNVFAKVKPGKSTGPDGIGNRVIKYCNQELAPIYTKLFNESLASGTVPNQWKTACISPIPKIKNPKELNDYRPIAITSNVGKCLEKIVLRQLLDQTKLFLDPLQFAYQSNRSVEDAVLFHLHNIYQHLDVPKSYVRCLYIDFSSAFNTVEPGSLVRKLKEMNVNDTLTSWIYNFLTKRFQYVKLNGILSDKRTVSIGTPQGSVISPMLFSLFTSSFRANSNECCIVKYADDTVITGYITGNDETSYRQLGCDFYHWWYLFDYATILYSK